In the Glycine max cultivar Williams 82 chromosome 19, Glycine_max_v4.0, whole genome shotgun sequence genome, GTCAGGAATTCGAGGACGACGTCAATATACAATGGGTGATCTTTGAGTCTGCTCATGTGGAGGATTGTCAGGAATATCTATGGTAGAATCTACAGTTGACTCTGATTCTTGCAAAGAAGGTGATGGACCAAGGTAGGGTATAGGAAAAACTTCTTGAAGAGTATTGGACTCAACCATAGAGGGAGCAAAGTatggtttttcttcaaaaaaaagttacatatgCAGAGATATAATAAGATTGTGAACCGGAGAGTAACATCAGAAACCTTTCTGTAATCTGGAATATCCAAGGAAAACACATTTGATGGCTCGAGCAGCAAGCTTATCAAGACCTGGAGACAAGTTATGAACAAAACAGGTGCATCAAAAATACGAGGATCAACATGAAACAATGGTTCTTTAGGAAACAAAATAGAAtgtggtattttatttttaatagaggTAGAAGGCATCCGATTTATCAAAAAATAGGCTGTCAAAATTGCATCACCCCAATGCCAGACAGGTACATTGGCATGAAGTAATAATGTCCAAGCAGTCTCAACAAGATGCATATTCTTCCTTTCGGAAATGCCATTCTATTGAGGAGTATGAGGGCAAGAGGACTGATGGAGAATGCCCTGCGctgacaaaaaagaagaaatagaagaagaaaagtatTCTTTCGCATTATCACTCCTAAGGATCTTAATTGTCTTACCAAACTgagttttaatttcattaacaaAAGAAGTGAGAATTGACAAAATTTCATATTGTTCTTTCATTAAGAAAACCCAAGTGCATCGAGAAAATTCATCAATGAAAGTAACGAAATATCTATAACCCATAGACGAAACACGACTAGGACCCCATATATCAGAGTGAATAACCGAAAAAGGGGAATCAACACGACTTTCAACATGCCTAAAAAAAGAACGGACATGCTTTCCTAGTTGACATGACTCACAAAATAGGtcctttattttttcaagactcaaaaccattatttttaatttagataaatatGGGTGTCCCAAACGTTCATGAAGAAGCTTTGGTGATGTGGCAGCACTACAAACCCAAGAAAGATTAGGCTTGAGGTAGTAAAGACCATAAGATTCATGTCCTACGCCAATCGTCCGACCCGTACCACGTTCTTGTATGACAAAGGAGTTAGCATCAAATGTTACTGAACAATTACGAGAACGAGTAAGTTGACTAAGAGATATTATATTGAAAGGACAACCAGGTATGAGCAAAACAGAGTTTAAAGACAAAGAAGAAGTGGGTGATACATGGCTGATTCCTGTTGCTGCAACTCTAGAACCATCAGCTAAAGTAATGAAGTGAGGAATTTTAGGAGGAGAGagggatgaaaataaagaactaTTACCAGCAATGTGATCATAAGTACCTGAATCAATCATCCATGGACTTTGATTATTACTAGATTGGGCAATGCAAGCAATGGAGTTATGACCACTTATAGAAGATGATGTTTGAGATTCCTTGGCAGCTTTTAGCTGGAGATACTCTTGATAGTCAGCTTTCAAAAACTTTATCTCAGATGTTTCAGACTTTGAAATATTTACCAATTTTTCGGGGAATCCATGAATAGAATAACAAGTGTCATGTGTGTGACCCACTCTCTTACAGTAAGAACATTGAGGGCGACCTCCTCTTTCAGCTTGTCCTCCTCGGTTTCCATACCACCTCGTCCCACTCGATTAGATACCATGGCAGAAGTTTCAATACTATTAACTGAATTTCCTCCTATTTTTTGTGAGGGGACTCGAAGAAGTCGGGTAATTAAATTCTCTAGAAAAGGAACTTCTTTGCCAATTAAGACTTGATCACGAATATGATCAAAATCTGGATGCATCCCACGTAGTACCAACACCATATATAGATTATCAAGTTTCGTCTTTATGTCTTCAAGTTTATCGGCTTccaatgataattttaactcCTCCACTGCAGATTGGGCTTTCGAAACATAGGCAACCATGTCATGATCAGTTTGTTTAAGAGTGGCCAATTTCTGAGCAGCATCATACAATTGTTGAATGTCATTAGCAAAAACACTTTGTGCCTTTTTCCAGAAAGAATAACAAGTTTTGAAGGCTCTAAAATTTTTCAATATAGTTGGCTCaacatgatgcaatcctaccccacaagagcattggatagaagactctaagtaGATTGAGCCagaaatgcaagagaaggccctagggttctcatgagccttagggtagatttcggacccatgggctaagtttgagcccgcttatctttgtacatattagattaaggtttcattatttttgggccttgtatttagagcTCCATAaaataggtaaggtaccctataaatgtaggatttttcagcccttgtattttagggcacctagactagtttttgtattaggggtagttttgtaattttacatgcattaagtgaatatttgatgtgtgtggttggaaataaatttaattgaattgggagaagcccaatccaattaaattttagagggagaggtgagcatttgcttgctacaccccattgtcacatcatataatagtcacattttgtgcatgtccttcatgctttacatgcttcatgatacctaagcacacttagtggagaatcttgaatttgatcttggattaatgggctgaaccatagctaaaattcactaatcataattagtaaaaatttggctccacaaattcaatttcaaattcaagtgaaatttgaatagaaattcaaatttccctccaattttgtgtgacacttaggctaaatagaggtcatgtgtatgcattttttcaactttgaccattttgagaattaaacttcaaagttcagacttctttagaggcactaaatttcgtgctccttctctccctctattcatcttctcttaccttcaagcttttattcatggcttcctatggtggtgagcttcttctagactcatcttctccttgaagtggtgtctccaatcatctttctccttctccattctactgccattaaactttaaaaagtaaaggactccattgatgaagaagatccaaggcctacaagctccacatggagctacatcataaCAGATTGCCACAAGAGAGCACAAAGCTGATAATCAAGTTTCTTCCACTGCTCACGTTTGTCTTCTGAAATCTTTTCTGAGGATTACTCTAGATGTTCATGATAACCTTGGCCAAGAAACCAAAGTTCAACAGAGGCTGACCatggtaaataattttttccattCAATTTTTCTGAAGTGATTGTTGGTGTTCCAGAGATAGAGAAGGCAGGACCATTAGTTTTCTAAGAGTCTGAAGCCATTTCAGCACTTGTCAAAGAGTTTTCTAATCGAAGAACTGATCACCTAGGAAGGAAGAGGAGAGGCCGGCGATTTTTGGTGAGGGTGACCAAGGCGGCCTTGGATAGTGGGTAGGTCAGTGGAAGGAACTTTTGGATATTGAGGTTGTTGTTTGGACAAAGGGACAAAGATGGGACTTTAGGTTTTGCTGACCAGATGCAGAAACCTTTAAAGAACAAACAAGGTGGCTCTAGATACCATATTGAAGAGACTAGAGGTTGTGAAATGCTTGAGTTCTTAACCCACTCAGttgatctatatttatatagacTTAGGGAATAAATACAATGTGAAATTTACAAGAATATTAATGAAGTTCTAGTACCTATGTACATGCATGTGAATTCCTAGATACATGAATATGTGACTATCTAGGTACATTAATAACTATTCTTTGTTGGAACAATTACCCATACAATGTGTGGAACAACTCCCCATACACATATGGAATATGCTCTAGATTATACTGATGCGTTGTTTTCATTCCGCACCATACACTTTTCCAAGTTCTAGGTTCCGTCGTCATGTTCATATAGGTATCGAACATATATACCTGAGAAAGTAGGGATGATTGGCACATTGTCACCCAATATGTGTAATTCCAACATTTATAAACATCTATACAACAGAACTAACTATAACTAACTCTAACAGAAAGCTAACTAACTGATCCTATTGAGGAGCAGTTAGAAAAGTCCTTGTACTCCCTGAATTGCTAACTACCACGAAATGGGTGCtgttaacaaaaactaacagcCCTtacaaacaaaatacaaaattgttTTCACAGTTATACATTGACATATATTGATAAAccataacaaaaatgaaatttgtaCTTTATTCTCATCAATTTATATAGACTTCCTGAATACCAGGCCTAATAACAAAAACAATCCTTCCTTGCTTGTCCAAGTAATCAGCTTTCTATAGCCTTCCTCTCTCAGCTTCTTGAGCAACATCATCCTAGTTgcataaaatgtaaaagaaaaggaCAATTGTCTTTCAGTTTCACTTATCTAGTTAAAAGTATGCAACTCATCACTAGTTAAAACCTTGTCATGCCATGAAATTCTATTATGTCAttggctaaaaaaaaaaaaccttagacAGAGAGAGTTTCACTGATAAAGCCACCGAAATTACTTGTTTTCATAGACAGAGAGATTAGTCTATCCTAGTTACAGTTAGTACACCTATAAAACTAGATAGTTGATTTTCGTTGGGTTTGAGCTATGTATATCTAAGTTCACATGTTTTTACACAGTAAATGTACTAcaaagcatttagaaaactaggATATTTAACCAACTTTCATGCTTCATTCTATTCCAAACTGAATTCTAatatattccattttattttattgaaaagatagataaaaaattatatatatttgatgcaCACCCATTGGATTTTCTCAGGCTTGAACTCCAGCCTCCATTTTATGGATCCTTTCAACATCTTTGCAGCCTTCTTAGTATTGTAGTGTCACGGTCTAAGGTATCTTAGAACTGATGCATCCGAACACAGAGTAGAGAACTTGTCAGCAATTGGACCAATTAGCTTTCTGACTTCtccaatctaaaaaaaaaaagggaaatcaAACATTTTTCCACTTCAAAATTATTGCTCCATAAAATGACCCACAAACAACCCCTTAATTGTAGACTAGTTTTCCTGCTCACCCAAATTGAAATAGAAACTAGGAAGAGAATCAATTATCCTTACTTGGCACCACTGTCTCTTGTTAGGTAGgggattttaagaaaaataaattgattgtctAACAAATAATATGAGTACATGCAAATTTTGGATGAAGATAGAAGAATATCATAGAGACTACATTGATGTACAATAACAATacatcaaatttatcatttcaCATTCATAAAATAGGGCTAGATTAATGTCTAGTACCTTGGTCTGCTGCTCTTCAGGAGATAAAGTTTTTTCAGCTCCtgattttgatttcttaaacgacatcttttcttttcaaatcccAATCAAGCTAAAACATCCTGAAATatgaaaaactaacaaaataagCCTTACTTCCAGGTGTTTGGCAAGAGTGCATGAATTGAAGAACTGCTACCAAAGTCCCATTATACTCTAGTTAATTGCTGTTAAATAGACAGCTTCAACTTAAAAGGCACATTGGTTCTAAATTTGGGAGTAAAAATTCCCAAAATCGCCATATTGCAATTGCATATGTACTAATGAAATTGATGAAGTATTTTCAAGTCATTAAACTTATGTTGATTATGTCCCACTGATTTAATGATTGTCTCCTTATCACTGTATCATGTTAGCATGGTTTAAAAGGTAAGCAAATCAGAATAGCACTCATTTGCTAAACCTTTCTTAAAGGTAGATAAAAAAATCCTGTGATAACTAATGCAAATACAagtgaaaaaagaagaataagatTTTGCCTCCTCATACCCAATTCCctgaaaagaaaataggaaCTGGAAAGAATTAATGGTAGCAATAATGCTCCATAATCCCTCTTTTGccacaaaatttgaaagaagaaaagaatatacaaaaataacaaagttCACCTTTTGAACctaatgaagaaagaaaaataccaGTGCTTTGATATTATCTTTTGGTACAAGATCTCTAAGCTTCCAGGATGTTCTTTTTGTCTTTTGTGATGCCTAAAAATGATCTGGAAAatattacacaaataaaaaaaaaggtcataACAGAAGATCTATGTGATTATAGCCATAGAATAACAAAATACATGTCTATCCATGGCTGATGATTAATATTGCATTGCTGGGGCAATTATAGGTCTCATTTGGatcatgaaaaatgaaaagtaaagaagaatTAAAGAAAAGTAGAAAACGGATGGCTATGCATTTAGTCTACAAAGTTTCCTCAACATATTACCAGGACTAAGTAGTAGCATTTTTGTTTCAAACACTAGTTCACAATCTAGCACATTCAATTTACCATTGCTTACTCTATTAGTTCATATTCACCACAAAGCATCCTTTTCactataaataaacataaatcaaATGAGCACAAACACACCCTATCCACAAAACATGAACTCtgaacacccccccccccccacaaccacaaccatctCAATCTCAATGAACTGGGAAAGTTCTACCATTGCCCAAGAACAAGCTATCTAACCACATGCCAAGGAAAATATTTGTCTACAATTTATTTAAGAGTAAAGTCTCTCAAAATATTtcgaaatattttaattttagttcctacatttttttagtccctaggGCACTAAAACCACATCACAGATGTGATTAATGTAAGGACAAACTTAAGGGATTAAAACCaagttactttaaaaaaaaacatatattaaatttttatagagACCAAACTCAAATTTTCAAGTATTTTGAGGGACTATACATACCTTTAGTCTTCAATTAACTAGAATTTACTCAACTATCATCAAACAAGCAACACACATCATTGTCTGCACCAATGCAGCCAATCCACGAGTTCTTTTCTTATCCCAAAATTGCACCACACGGAAGAACCATCTCATCCACTTGACATACCAACACTATAgtacaacaaattaaaatacttattcAAGCATACCAACACAAACAAAGAAAGGAGTGAACATTATggcaataaataataaaagcttAATATATGTTAAGGAACATGAACATCttcagcaaaaaaataaaatgaacagtAGTAATGGATcgaataagatgaagaagaatGGGAATTTAGAAATTCGATTAGGGGTGTCTAGCAACCAATTCAAACTGTTAAATTAAgcattaattcaaaaaaataaaagtcgagtaataaaaaataaaaaggcttaattatactttatacttcaaactttttaatttttgaagaattttactcctaataatttaatttgacttattttatccttaatttttaagaaatttgtaaattttattctcCATCATTTTACTATTATactttttactctaactttattttatttttttgacaaattttgcattcaattttttcattttttgataaattttactcacaactttttttgtttctgaCAAATTTTACCCCTAACTTTTGTGcttattaatgaataaatgaCACcagataaaatattaagaattggaagaaatataaacatttaTTGGTTTGTTTAAGCGCACGATACTGTTAGTTTGTATGGTGTTACTCGTTGATTCCCTTTTAACTTTCGTGGGTTAAATTTTCACAAAGTAAAAAACAAACTCGTCCCAACATTGCATTTGCACCTACCAGACCTGATGCATGAAACTTTAACTTCCATCAAGGAATTTCACACTAACACTGAATGAAGGTGgatgtgaaaaatgaaaaagaaactcAATGAACACAAGAAAAACAACACATTTACAGAATATGATTATATGCCAACTGCCATGTGCAGTTTGTACCATTCAGAATGGCCAGGAACCAAGCAACTGTACAAACACCATGCATTCTAGAAAgaccttttttatctttacaaaCGAATGATGTTATCAATACAGCTTGATTACTTCGATTAGAAACTCATCACcagaaaaatgaaatggaaaagaaagtTGTTAAAAGTCATGTTTTGGCTCCTCAAAATGAAGGAATGACTATTCTTCATATACCCAAAGATGCCACCAATCAATTCTCAAGAATTATAGAAGATAGAGCAGCCAGCCCACCCTATACCAACAAGAAAAATCATGATATGCTCGTTTCATGGAATGCACTAACCATTCCCCAAACCAATCGTTCAAGGAATACAAATGCATGAGCATCAGAGGTTAAGCCATTGACTTTCCTTGTTTTATTTACCACCCAAAAGTCCAAGCATTGCAATGAGAAACACGTTAAGATGAAGAGTTTTCATTTCTGAAATTGGACCCAGTTTGAAAGCCTAGCCTGTTACATCGATTTCCTTTCCATGATCATCTTCATGAATACTTCGCCTCAACCTTCTCAGCCATATGTCATAGTCAATGGGATATGGTGTCCCACAGAGACTGTCAACATAATCAGCAAAAGCTTTCAGCACAGTGGAGATATCACCAAGCTTCTGCTGAATTAATCTCCTTGACCAAGATGTCTCTCTCCACTGTAGTGCTCCCTCTACTGAATCTAAATCAGGGAAAACTCCACCACATGAATAATAAAGCATATAAACTAGGCTTTCCGCATCTGAAGCAGAGCATAGCTTTCCTTCCTGAAGTGCATAAGTAGATGAGAAATGAAGATTCATGGCAGGGCGATCCCTATCTTCAAGAATGGCATGGCCCCATCCAATTAGAACAAAATAAGGGTGCCTCACACCAGACTTTACACAGATCACATTCTCTGGCCTGATGTCTCCATGCCGAATTCCAGCAGAAGCAACAGTTGAAAGCGCTGATAAGCAATCATGGCAACATCTGATAGCTTCATCTGAACCAAATTGCCCTGTGCGTACCATTTCAGCTACTGTTTCACCAACTGGGCTGGTCACAAGAATAGGGGTCCCACACCAAGGGTGGTCACAATTTCCACCAGAGCTGGGCCGGCGACAATGACCTGGGTGTATGATCCTACCAGAGGCACTCAATCGAGGCAGATATTTGCTTGATAGACCTTTTTGCTTCATTATTGTCAATACTTTGGTCTGCCTCTGAACTTGATACCATAAATTCATATCTTCCCATGCTGGTTCCAGCTGGGATGGATGAGAGCCTACATATAGGAACAGATTTTTTCCTGGCTCTTCAACATGGGATGCAATGAAGTATGTCAACTCACTAGTGTTGATTACCTCTTTTATCTGATAACCCTTTTGCCAATCTGAATCCTCCAGCCATAATATGGTTCCTTCTGTTATCATTGACTCTTTGGAATCAACTTTGACAGAATCATCCTGAACTTCAACAATTTCAGGGGAAACACTACATTGCTGGTATCGCAATAGGCCATTTCCATTTACACCTGTATCTCCTAACTGCCTCTCAACTCTTCTTGTTTGGAGGCGTGAACTATGGTCAGCAGCTAAATCCTCAACAGAGTGTTTGGGCATTCCAGCATATTGCATAATACAGTGGAAGGTTGCAAATAGTACCTGAAGAGCACCAATATCTCCCCAGTTTGCATTTCCAAGTTTGTTCCAGATCCTATCAATTGGAGAAACAGAAATTCTAGAATGATCTTTTACCCATTCTGCAGCACATTCATAAACATTATTCACATCAAAATTGAGCTTATTTACATCTCCTTCAACCTTTACAACTCCCCCATATTGAGAATCAACAAGAAGAACAAACACTGTGCTTGGATCTGGAAAGAAACTCAGTCTACTTAAACTCCTTGCCAATAGCATTCGAAGAGCACAAAATAGAGCCTCTCCAAGAACTGATGGAGAAGGCTGGCGGTCACTGCCAACAGCATGGCCTCCAATATCAGGTCTTAGCAGTGCCAATTCAAGGACATGATCCCATTTTCCATGAGGATGTCTAGGATTATTCAGCAATATACCAGTGCCACAAAGACCTCCAAGCCTTCCATTTGCAATTGCCTTTTCAGCCTGATAAAACTTCATATTGGCATTATACAGACAAGCGACAGAAAAAGGCATGGGCTCATCTTGACTCCAAAATGCCTCCCACAAGCCTTTTATACTTGCATGTAGAAAATCTTCAATAGCAAGATAAGCTGTTGCTTCTACAGCATCAGATGTAGAAGCATGAACAGCATTGGGCATGCGTGTTAGCTGCTGAAATGAAATTCCTTCCAATGCATAATCAAATTTTTGAAGTTCAATCAACTCAAATGGAACATCAAATGCCTGCTGTTTCAATTCACTATTTTCTGTTACAGATTCAAACCAATCTACAAGTTTTGCAGTCAAGCTGTcactttcaacaaatttatagAAGAACTCCTTCTGATTCTGAGGCCTACCCCCAGATGATACACTGGACCTCTTTGTGCCAGACCCTACTGATTCCTGGTCTGGGGATCTACCTGTAAACAAGTATCCAAGTTCATTAATATTACTATAATTATAGTTCATGTTTATATGAAGATAGTAAAATCAGGCATTCATTAGTTTGAGTTGAAAAGATAGAGATAATTCTAACATGATCTAAAATTTCAGAGATAAAAAAGTAATGCATAAACTGACAGTAGAAATTCaatatagaaaaatgaaaaatatggcATATTCACTTATAACTCAATGTGGAAGCCCACAACCACTACCATTTGGTGAAGAGAGATCAAAACAATCATACATAACACATCCATCCTTGAGAGGCTCCTTCTTGAAGATTCCACTTTAATAGCTGAGAATCCctctcaattttatttaaaaaaaaaattaaaacaccacTTCCTTTTTTGACAGGTAAGCTTGACAAATAATACCCCTTTCATTATATGGTCAGATTTAACATATCAGCTTATCTAATGTGAATTTCCTTTAAGTTAGAAGTTAAAAAATGATGTGGTCCCGCAGTTCCAGCTGAAATACAATTACCTACATCCCGCAATAATAAGGAAGATTCATAGCCTTTATGTTCAGTTGAATTAAGGTATTCAAAATCGAGGTCCTAGCTttactaatttaaatttaattatctgCAGTTTCTACCTCATCAAAAGTGGATCCTCCATATGTTACACAGTGTACACATTTGAGGACCATATTTCTGGTTTCTATATTTTCAAGAGTTCTCACTGCTTCACATGGACTACAAGTGCGAGTGCCAGAACATAATAAAGTCAGGACCTAGTCTTATGGAAACTGTCATTTTTTCTACCTTAAAGAAATCACATTTCATAAAATCTAGACACCTGTACTCTAGCACCCACAAGCAGTGCAAACATATTCTAGGTTGTCCTCTTCTCTATCCAAGATACAAGACTGCAATTTCTTGGTCCTAAAGAGCAGATGCTTTCTTTTTATAGTAACATCAAAAGGGTGCTCACAAGAATTCTCCTTCAACCTTGCTTACAGTTCAAAGGTTAGAACACATATAAACATGGTGAGCAGACATTAGGTACAGCTGCAGCCCATGCTTGCTAATGCTTAAGCCATTTCTGTAGATAAAGATACAGAGAAATGGGATAATTGTTGAAGATCTCcttttctataaaaattcttttaaaaagtaaaaatgtcaTTCTATCACCCCATTAAGAACAAAAAACTACCACATCCCAAATACCATTTATAATAAAGGATAAGCAAGGGTG is a window encoding:
- the LOC100801137 gene encoding uncharacterized protein, which gives rise to MQGRSPDQESVGSGTKRSSVSSGGRPQNQKEFFYKFVESDSLTAKLVDWFESVTENSELKQQAFDVPFELIELQKFDYALEGISFQQLTRMPNAVHASTSDAVEATAYLAIEDFLHASIKGLWEAFWSQDEPMPFSVACLYNANMKFYQAEKAIANGRLGGLCGTGILLNNPRHPHGKWDHVLELALLRPDIGGHAVGSDRQPSPSVLGEALFCALRMLLARSLSRLSFFPDPSTVFVLLVDSQYGGVVKVEGDVNKLNFDVNNVYECAAEWVKDHSRISVSPIDRIWNKLGNANWGDIGALQVLFATFHCIMQYAGMPKHSVEDLAADHSSRLQTRRVERQLGDTGVNGNGLLRYQQCSVSPEIVEVQDDSVKVDSKESMITEGTILWLEDSDWQKGYQIKEVINTSELTYFIASHVEEPGKNLFLYVGSHPSQLEPAWEDMNLWYQVQRQTKVLTIMKQKGLSSKYLPRLSASGRIIHPGHCRRPSSGGNCDHPWCGTPILVTSPVGETVAEMVRTGQFGSDEAIRCCHDCLSALSTVASAGIRHGDIRPENVICVKSGVRHPYFVLIGWGHAILEDRDRPAMNLHFSSTYALQEGKLCSASDAESLVYMLYYSCGGVFPDLDSVEGALQWRETSWSRRLIQQKLGDISTVLKAFADYVDSLCGTPYPIDYDIWLRRLRRSIHEDDHGKEIDVTG